A genomic segment from Triticum dicoccoides isolate Atlit2015 ecotype Zavitan chromosome 1A, WEW_v2.0, whole genome shotgun sequence encodes:
- the LOC119288367 gene encoding uncharacterized protein LOC119288367: MPDADGVEGARKLARGAFAKLSQYDPAASSSPPSAPTADLPQLLSCCFQLLRRLDHADPGLAARCVSLLRAFIHSIPSRDPDASLAPALEVCLQNFVDISQLRNCTMLNDAIQEEPRVSTMAKSCQYELRVRLELMSHHFISSVQDEAEFEQFFSALSWSEKATQRTPELGLAGAISLVRKSYWFSMPVIAQAHFVLLASRCVGNGDLNLHLQVFENAMHAYLIYLPDLGVFHRTNAAKSLFSRFAHMKLLKSCIQDATNQKLNCQVNRLLLFCKVHCDDGRHVKERNAFDIFVSFIEENQHIFPEQSRQEAVIVVKKIVSNILGCAKQKETHESDANVSEEMIYLAAVLRLMGSSFLEVLRSIREMRAAGDRHHENHILLRISETIGLLGQYEANGLNIHDLFGMAEKSVDKETTSVLMLFHFASLFALCLRMRFGFLWKACIVMIMMAMNLVIDEDRSLSAFQFLIASKELAIYSIDQEDSLKGSACRKSSTSIALQYTNVHKRCIQDEAEPDCVEDSRGKTVDGTAFFESILGNKNSSEWGDLVDYVECEDGMDYASWLTQHRKFKEFRDAKWMSSKRPSADMSEIKREYGASKSKRLKKKASR, encoded by the exons ATGCCCGACGCCGATGGGGTGGAGGGCGCCCGAAAGCTGGCGCGCGGGGCCTTCGCGAAGCTCTCCCAGTACGATCCCgccgcgtcctcctcgccgccctccGCTCCCACGGCTGACCTTCCGCAGCTCCTCAGCTGCTGCTTCCAGCTGCTGCGTCGCCTGGACCACGCCGACCCCGGCCTGGCGGCCAGATGCGTCAGCCTCCTCCGCGCCTTCATCCACAGCATCCCCTCCCGTGACCCCGACGCCTCCTTGGCCCCCGCCCTCGAG GTGTGCCTTCAGAATTTTGTGGATATAAGCCAACTGAGGAATTGCACCATGCTCAATGATGCCATACAGGAAGAACCAAGGGTCTCTACCATGGCAAAATCATGCCAGTATGAGCTCCGTGTCAGGCTGGAGCTCATGTCCCACCATTTCATTTCATCGGTGCAAGATGAGGCGGAATTTGAGCAGTTCTTTAGTGCGCTCTCTTGGTCTGAGAAGGCGACGCAGCGCACTCCAGAACTTGGCTTGGCTGGAGCTATCTCCCTAGTCCGAAAGAGCTACTGGTTTTCTATGCCTGTTATTGCACAAGCTCATTTTGTATTGCTTGCATCCAGATGCGTTGGCAATGGGGATCTGAACCTGCATTTGCAAGTGTTTGAGAATGCCATGCATGCTTATTTGATATACTTGCCAGATTTGGGTGTTTTTCACAGAACTAATGCTGCGAAGAGCCTGTTCAGTCGCTTCGCCCACATGAAACTTCTTAAATCTTGTATCCAAGACGCAACTAATCAGAAGCTAAACTGTCAGGTCAATAGGCTGCTTTTGTTCTGCAAGGTGCACTGTGATGATGGCCGGCATGTCAAAGAGAGGAATGCCTTCGATATTTTTGTGAGCTTCATTGAGGAGAACCAGCATATCTTTCCGGAACAATCAAGGCAGGAAGCTGTTATTGTTGTGAAGAAAATAGTGTCAAATATCCTGGGTTGTGCTAAGCAGAAGGAGACACATGAATCGGATGCTAACGTTTCAGAGGAGATGATCTACCTTGCTGCTGTACTTAGGCTAATGGGTTCCTCTTTTCTAGAGGTTCTTCGCTCTATTAGGGAAATGAGGGCTGCAGGTGACAGGCATCATGAAAATCATATACTACTTCGCATATCTGAAACCATCGGCTTACTTGGGCAATATGAAGCTAATGGACTTAACATACATGACTTATTTGGTATGGCTGAGAAGTCTGTTGACAAGGAAACCACCTCAGTGCTGATGCTTTTTCATTTTGCTAGCCTATTTGCCTTATGTTTAAGAATGAGGTTTGGTTTTCTGTGGAAAGCTTGCATTGTCATGATCATGATGGCCATGAATCTTGTGATTGATGAAGATAGAAGTCTGAGTGCATTTCAGTTTCTTATTGCTTCAAAAGAGCTTGCAATCTATTCAATTGACCAAGAGGATAGTTTGAAG GGTTCTGCTTGTAGAAAATCTTCTACATCAATAGCTTTGCAGTACACTAACGTGCATAAACGTTGTATTCAAGATGAGGCGGAGCCTGATTGTGTCGAGGACAGCAG GGGTAAAACTGTAGACGGAACAGCCTTTTTCGAGTCCATTCTGGGAAACAAGAACTCCTCCGAGTGGGGTGATTTGGTGGATTATGTTGAATGCGAAGATGGCATGGATTATGCAAGTTggctgacgcagcacaggaaattcAAGGAGTTTAGGGATGCCAAATGGATGAGCAGCAAGCGACCCAGCGCGGACATGTCAGAGATAAAGAGGGAATACGGTGCCAGTAAAAGTAAAAGACTGAAGAAGAAGGCCTCGCGGTGA